One window of Chionomys nivalis chromosome 18, mChiNiv1.1, whole genome shotgun sequence genomic DNA carries:
- the Amigo1 gene encoding amphoterin-induced protein 1, giving the protein MQPQRDLRGLWLLLLSLFLLLFEVARAGRSVVSCPANCLCASNILSCSKQQLPNVPQSLPSYTALLDLSHNNLSRLRAEWTPTRLMNLHSLLLSHNHLNFISSEAFIPVPNLRYLDLSSNHLHTLDEFLFSDLHALEVLLLYNNRIGVVDKYAFEDMAQLQKLYLSQNLITRFPLELIKDGNKLPKLMLLDLSSNKLKKLPFTDLQKLPAWVKNGLYLHNNPLECDCKLYQLFSHWQYRQLSSVVDFQEDLYCMYSKELHNVFSLDFFNCSEYKESAWEAHLGDTLTITCDTKQQGMTKVWVTPSNEQVLNQGANGTVTVSEDGSLHFEKVQAEDGGVYTCYAMGETFNETLSVELKVYNFTLHGHHDTLNTAYTTLVGCILSVVLVLIYLYLTPCRCWCRGVEKPSSHQGDSLSSSMLSTTPNHDPMAGGDKDDGFDRRVAFLEPAGPGQGQNGKLKPGNTLPVPEATGKGQRRMSDPESVSSVFSDTPIVV; this is encoded by the coding sequence ATGCAACCCCAGCGTGACCTGCGAGGCCTCTGGCTCCTGCTGCTCTCCTTATTCCTGCTCCTCTTTGAGGTAGCCAGGGCTGGCCGATCTGTGGTTAGCTGTCCCGCCAACTGCCTGTGCGCCAGCAACATCCTCAGCTGCTCCAAGCAGCAGCTGCCCAATGTACCCCAGTCCCTGCCCAGCTACACGGCACTTCTGGACCTCAGCCACAACAACTTGAGCCGGCTGCGGGCAGAGTGGACCCCCACCCGTCTGATGAACCTGCACTCGCTGCTGCTGAGCCACAACCACCTGAACTTTATCTCCTCCGAGGCCTTCATCCCGGTACCCAACCTGCGGTACCTGGACCTCTCCTCCAACCATCTTCACACGCTGGATGAGTTCCTGTTCAGCGATCTGCACGCCCTGGAAGTGCTGTTGCTCTACAACAACCGCATCGGGGTGGTGGACAAGTATGCCTTCGAGGACATGGCCCAGCTGCAGAAACTCTACTTGAGCCAGAACCTGATCACTCGCTTCCCTCTGGAACTGATCAAGGATGGAAACAAATTACCCAAACTTATGCTCTTGGATCTGTCTTCCAACAAGCTGAAGAAGCTGCCGTTCACCGACCTGCAGAAGTTGCCAGCGTGGGTCAAGAACGGGCTGTACCTGCACAACAACCCCCTGGAGTGTGACTGCAAGCTCTACCAGCTCTTTTCGCACTGGCAGTACCGGCAGCTGAGTTCCGTGGTTGacttccaggaggatctatactGCATGTATTCCAAGGAGCTGCACAATGTCTTTAGTCTGGATTTCTTCAACTGCAGCGAGTACAAGGAGAGCGCCTGGGAGGCCCACCTGGGAGATACCTTGACCATCACGTGTGACACCAAACAACAAGGGATGACCAAAGTGTGGGTGACGCCAAGCAATGAACAGGTGCTAAACCAGGGGGCCAACGGCACAGTGACCGTGTCCGAGGATGGCAGCCTTCATTTTGAGAAGGTGCAGGCTGAGGATGGTGGTGTGTACACCTGCTACGCCATGGGGGAGACTTTCAACGAGACACTGTCCGTGGAGTTGAAAGTGTACAACTTCACCTTGCACGGACACCATGACACCCTCAACACGGCCTATACCACCCTGGTGGGCTGTATCCTCAGTGTGGTTCTGGTTCTCATATACTTGTACCTCACCCCTTGCCGCTGTTGGTGCCGGGGTGTGGAGAAGCCTTCCAGCCATCAAGGGGATAGTCTCAGTTCTTCCATGCTCAGTACCACACCCAACCATGATCCCATGGCTGGTGGGGACAAAGATGATGGTTTTGACCGGCGGGTGGCCTTCCTGGAACCTGCTGGACCCGGGCAGGGTCAAAATGGCAAACTCAAGCCTGGCAACACTCTGCCGGTGCCTGAGGCAACAGGCAAGGGCCAACGGAGGATGTCAGATCCTGAGTCGGT